In one Campylobacter insulaenigrae NCTC 12927 genomic region, the following are encoded:
- a CDS encoding DUF6394 family protein: MNWGKVIYIFFALMSLTTIAGFLYEQNEVALFVAACVNLISTLLKIGVRNFLAAELFASSLVADLHLIPAFALMQINPGAIIMVYTLAIGALIANIFSMILVIVDSVKNTEDDN; the protein is encoded by the coding sequence ATGAATTGGGGTAAAGTTATATATATCTTTTTTGCTCTTATGAGTTTAACTACCATAGCAGGTTTTTTGTATGAACAAAATGAAGTTGCTTTATTTGTAGCAGCTTGTGTAAATTTAATTTCTACATTGTTAAAAATAGGTGTTAGAAATTTTTTAGCAGCAGAGTTATTTGCCAGTTCTTTAGTTGCAGATTTACATTTAATACCTGCATTTGCACTAATGCAAATTAATCCAGGAGCAATTATAATGGTTTATACTTTAGCTATAGGAGCACTGATAGCTAATATATTTTCAATGATTTTAGTAATAGTTGATTCAGTAAAAAATACAGAGGATGATAATTAA
- a CDS encoding helicase-related protein has translation MQARLYEYLQDIQTELIICEDDKEADDLAQVCLYLGFKTYVLPDFRAQFGSDLRSFSKELFEICKVLNAYHKEAQSKILISPIRTILQKLPGKNNLQNIILKSNSSIKLEKFKEEMLHSGYEFVDIVQDKGEISIRGEIIDIFAINEDQPFRILLFSDEVESIRYFDVNSQKSIPKELSSIEICPFLSNLNQDQYNNLQEKIRNFQGQSIISDVNSLGFWCIDNFYDYLNLNFISVKEFQSNDFEEDISKINQNILPQAKYCKNLLSTYNQDFFSFHKDKNIIVLAKNEVLFRALNIEHSQNITLKICDLRLNLITKEKLIVSLNKKQKNKRIKKANLIIDELRVGDYIVHEDYGVAKFLGLEIIVIAGAKKEFVALGYLNNDKLLLPVENLYMIDKYIGVSGGIPLLDKLGKGTFLKLKEKLKEKLFAIASNIVSLAAARSLIKAKNLYISENLQDEFINSAGFAYTKDQEQVCKEIFQDIQSSKVMDRLLSGDVGFGKTEIAMNAIFACVKSGFTALFFVPTTLLSSQHFKTLKRRFTSFNINVFKLDRFTNSKEKKQILEFLKEKKPCVVVGTHSLLNIECENLGLIVIDEEHKFGVKQKEKLKEFSKNSHILSMSATPIPRSLNQALSSLKSYSVLQTPPDDRLDVRTFVRESSDALVKEAISRELRRAGQIFYIHNHIASINESKKYLLELFPHLKILILHSKIDAKTTEEEMLRFENKEYDLLLCTSIVESGIDLPNVNTIIIENSDRFGMADLHQLRGRVGRSSIQGYCYFLIEDKEKLTKDSLKRLTSLESNSYLGSGSVLAYHDLEIRGGGNLLGVDQSGHIEQIGYSLYLKMLEDEINKLSKNETIKENKIDLKLNVNAFINSEYINEDRLRLELYRRLSKCASVSEIYEIESEMIDRFGKLDIYTKQFLDLITIKILASDDYKLISNFEQNICFVKNDDNKEIVKAKSKDDDDILDTILTYLRRTKS, from the coding sequence ATGCAAGCTAGATTATATGAGTATTTGCAAGATATACAAACTGAGTTAATAATTTGCGAGGATGATAAAGAGGCTGATGATTTAGCTCAAGTTTGTTTGTATTTGGGTTTTAAAACTTATGTTTTACCAGATTTTAGAGCGCAATTTGGAAGCGATTTGCGTTCTTTTTCAAAAGAGTTATTTGAAATTTGTAAAGTTTTAAATGCTTATCACAAAGAAGCACAAAGTAAAATTTTAATTTCTCCTATAAGAACTATACTACAGAAATTACCAGGAAAAAATAATTTACAAAATATTATTCTAAAAAGCAATTCATCAATTAAATTAGAAAAATTTAAAGAGGAAATGCTGCATAGCGGATATGAATTTGTAGATATTGTTCAAGATAAAGGAGAAATTTCTATCCGTGGAGAGATAATTGATATTTTTGCTATAAATGAAGATCAGCCATTTAGAATTTTACTTTTTTCAGATGAAGTAGAAAGTATAAGATATTTTGATGTTAATTCTCAAAAATCTATACCTAAAGAACTTTCTAGTATAGAAATATGTCCTTTTTTAAGTAATTTAAATCAAGATCAATATAATAATTTGCAAGAAAAAATTAGAAATTTTCAAGGTCAAAGCATTATTAGCGATGTTAATTCTTTAGGTTTTTGGTGTATTGATAATTTTTATGATTATTTAAATTTAAATTTTATAAGCGTTAAAGAATTTCAAAGCAATGATTTTGAAGAGGATATTAGTAAAATTAATCAAAATATTTTACCTCAAGCTAAATATTGTAAAAATTTATTAAGCACCTACAATCAAGATTTTTTTTCTTTTCATAAAGATAAAAACATTATAGTTCTGGCTAAGAATGAAGTTTTATTTAGGGCTTTAAATATAGAGCATTCTCAAAATATTACTCTAAAGATATGCGATTTGAGATTAAATTTAATTACTAAAGAAAAATTAATTGTTTCTTTGAATAAAAAGCAAAAAAATAAAAGAATTAAAAAAGCAAATTTGATTATAGATGAACTTAGAGTAGGTGATTATATAGTTCATGAAGATTATGGAGTAGCTAAATTTTTAGGACTTGAGATTATTGTGATTGCTGGAGCAAAAAAAGAATTTGTGGCACTTGGCTATTTAAATAATGATAAATTGCTTTTACCTGTAGAAAATTTATATATGATAGATAAATATATAGGTGTTAGTGGTGGTATTCCTTTGCTTGATAAGCTTGGCAAAGGAACGTTTTTAAAACTTAAGGAAAAACTTAAAGAAAAACTTTTTGCTATTGCATCCAATATTGTGTCATTAGCTGCTGCAAGATCGTTAATTAAAGCTAAAAATTTATATATTTCTGAAAATTTACAAGATGAATTTATAAATAGTGCAGGTTTTGCTTATACTAAGGATCAAGAGCAAGTATGTAAAGAAATCTTTCAAGATATTCAAAGTTCTAAAGTTATGGATAGATTGCTTAGTGGGGATGTTGGATTTGGTAAGACAGAAATTGCTATGAATGCTATATTTGCTTGTGTAAAAAGCGGTTTTACTGCTTTATTTTTTGTACCTACAACTTTACTTTCTTCTCAACATTTTAAGACATTAAAGCGTAGATTTACTAGTTTTAATATTAATGTTTTTAAACTTGATCGTTTTACTAATTCAAAAGAAAAAAAACAAATTTTAGAATTTTTAAAAGAAAAAAAGCCTTGTGTAGTTGTTGGAACTCATTCTCTTTTAAATATAGAATGTGAAAATTTAGGTTTGATTGTGATTGATGAAGAGCATAAATTTGGTGTAAAGCAAAAAGAAAAATTAAAAGAATTTAGTAAAAATTCGCATATTCTTTCAATGTCTGCAACACCTATACCAAGAAGTTTAAATCAAGCATTGAGTTCTTTAAAATCTTACAGTGTTTTACAAACTCCACCTGATGATCGTTTAGATGTGAGGACTTTTGTTAGAGAGAGTAGTGATGCTTTGGTTAAGGAAGCCATTTCGAGGGAATTAAGACGAGCGGGTCAAATATTTTATATTCACAATCATATTGCAAGTATTAATGAGAGTAAGAAATATCTTTTAGAATTATTTCCACATTTGAAAATTTTAATATTACATTCTAAGATTGATGCTAAAACAACTGAAGAAGAAATGCTTAGATTTGAGAATAAAGAATATGACCTGTTGCTTTGTACATCTATAGTTGAAAGTGGTATTGATCTTCCAAACGTAAATACTATTATAATTGAAAATTCAGATCGTTTTGGTATGGCTGATTTACATCAACTAAGAGGTAGAGTAGGACGAAGTTCTATACAAGGATATTGTTATTTTTTAATTGAAGATAAGGAAAAACTTACAAAAGATTCTTTAAAAAGATTAACTAGTTTAGAGAGTAATTCTTATTTGGGTTCAGGCTCTGTACTTGCTTATCATGATTTAGAAATTCGTGGAGGAGGTAATTTATTAGGTGTTGATCAAAGTGGTCATATTGAACAAATTGGTTACAGTTTATATCTTAAAATGCTTGAAGATGAAATCAATAAATTAAGCAAAAATGAGACAATAAAAGAAAACAAGATTGATTTAAAACTAAATGTCAATGCTTTTATTAATAGTGAATATATCAACGAGGATCGTTTAAGATTAGAACTTTACAGAAGACTTAGTAAATGTGCGAGTGTGAGTGAAATATATGAAATAGAAAGTGAAATGATTGATCGCTTTGGAAAATTAGATATTTATACAAAACAATTTTTAGATTTAATTACAATAAAAATTTTAGCTAGTGATGATTATAAATTAATCAGTAACTTTGAACAAAATATTTGTTTTGTAAAAAATGATGATAATAAAGAAATTGTCAAGGCAAAGAGTAAAGATGATGACGATATATTAGATACGATACTCACTTATCTTAGAAGAACAAAATCATGA
- a CDS encoding bifunctional tetrahydrofolate synthase/dihydrofolate synthase: MKFKNILAEKTMFYKKINRFFMFSMYEKYKDQFAKTKNIQIIGTNGKGSTGRFLAMLLQQEGFSVGHYTSPHIFTFNERFWLNGVILDDETLEKAHKKLEQILAHDLQKLSYFEYATFLALVVFEKCDYVIFEAGVGGEYDATSVFDRDFNVFTKIGFDHQEMLGDSLKKIARAKLKAMKSKAIISNEQEIEVLKLAKHIALLKKSTLWISTLCRDKKIEFFAQEYIEKYHLAIFLKNNLLLALESFMLILNKNKNNLIESLSKLPRLDLRGRCEQISRNLFVDVGHNEMAASILVSIFKEKKVHLVYNCFLDKDFRNILRILKPIIEMVEIYNYQCEDRALAGEELIRCLEELDIKYKTFYSIQKENLYLVFGSFVLVEKFLRGYCER; encoded by the coding sequence ATGAAATTTAAAAATATTCTTGCAGAAAAAACTATGTTTTATAAAAAAATCAATAGATTTTTTATGTTTTCTATGTATGAAAAATATAAAGATCAATTTGCAAAGACGAAAAATATTCAGATTATAGGAACTAATGGAAAAGGTAGTACAGGAAGATTTTTGGCTATGCTTTTACAACAAGAAGGTTTTAGTGTAGGTCATTACACTAGTCCTCATATTTTTACTTTCAATGAAAGATTTTGGTTAAATGGAGTTATTTTAGATGATGAAACTTTAGAAAAAGCACATAAAAAATTAGAGCAAATTCTAGCTCATGATTTACAAAAGCTTAGTTATTTTGAATACGCTACTTTTTTAGCGCTAGTGGTATTTGAAAAATGTGATTATGTAATATTTGAAGCTGGAGTTGGTGGAGAATATGACGCTACAAGTGTTTTTGATAGAGATTTTAATGTTTTTACTAAAATTGGTTTTGATCATCAAGAAATGTTAGGAGATTCCCTTAAAAAGATTGCAAGAGCTAAATTAAAAGCTATGAAATCTAAAGCGATTATTTCTAATGAACAAGAAATAGAGGTTTTAAAATTAGCTAAGCATATTGCTCTTTTAAAAAAATCTACACTTTGGATATCCACACTTTGCAGAGATAAAAAGATTGAATTTTTTGCTCAAGAGTATATTGAAAAGTATCATTTGGCTATATTTTTAAAAAATAATCTTTTACTTGCATTAGAAAGTTTTATGTTAATTTTGAACAAAAATAAAAATAATTTGATTGAAAGTCTTAGTAAGCTTCCAAGATTGGATTTAAGGGGTAGATGCGAACAAATTTCTCGTAATCTTTTTGTTGATGTTGGTCATAATGAAATGGCAGCTTCAATTTTAGTTTCAATTTTTAAGGAAAAAAAAGTTCATTTAGTTTATAATTGCTTTTTAGATAAAGATTTTCGTAATATTTTAAGAATACTAAAACCTATTATTGAAATGGTTGAAATTTATAATTATCAGTGTGAAGACAGAGCTTTAGCTGGTGAAGAGTTAATAAGATGCTTAGAAGAGTTAGATATTAAATATAAAACATTTTATTCTATACAAAAAGAGAATTTATATTTAGTTTTTGGTTCTTTTGTTTTGGTTGAAAAATTTTTAAGAGGGTATTGTGAAAGATAA
- the leuS gene encoding leucine--tRNA ligase, giving the protein MAYEAARIEKKWQEKWQENNYFEPKNDYSLPKKYVLSMFPYPSGRIHMGHVRNYSIGDAIARYYRKKGFNVLHPIGFDSFGMPAENAAIKHGIHPKKWTYENIDYMKNELFSLGFSFSKKQMFATSDPLYTKFEQEIFIKMYEKGLIYTKEAEVNWCDYDKTVLANEQVEDGKCWRCGHDVIRKKMPGYYIKITAYAEELLQDLKKLEGKWPNQVLTMQENWIGKSIGLSFDFALDKNENIKAEKINVFTTRAETIYGVSYIALAPDHKIVNELISKRLLKQDIIDKIQNIQNQSPRQRQASKKKGYFLNLYAIHPLSQEKIPLWVANFVLGDYGSGAIMGVPAHDERDYEFAKEYNIAIKKVIEKDQSDQEYYFIKEGKLINSAEFSGLECDEGREKIISKIEELGIGKKITNFKIRDWGVSRQRYWGAPIPMIKCHSCGLVPQKIENLPITLPEDVVINGEGNPLDKHKEWKECICPKCGQQAQKESDTLDTFFESSWYFVRFASDNSTWEKQAVSEKSVDYWMNVDEYIGGIEHAILHLLYARFFQKALRDLGYLKDSEPFERLLTQGMVTKDGFKMSKSKGNVIDPDYIIEKYGADSARLFILFAAPPAKELEWNDNALEGAFKFINRLYERAIKLQPASLEQIDHSKLSKDEKYARLKIYEALKKSFEVYEETFAFNTLIASCMEALNALSTINNEKILKEAFYIILNILEPIIPHVCFELSEYLFKCENFKILEIKEEVFIKDSFVIAISVNGKKRGEIEISSDTNKDEILILAKENVAKWIVDKELIKEIYIDKKLVNLVVK; this is encoded by the coding sequence ATGGCATATGAAGCAGCACGAATAGAAAAAAAATGGCAAGAGAAGTGGCAAGAAAATAATTATTTTGAACCAAAAAATGATTATTCTTTGCCAAAAAAATATGTTTTGTCAATGTTTCCTTATCCTAGTGGTAGAATTCATATGGGACATGTTAGAAATTATTCTATAGGTGATGCAATTGCAAGGTATTACAGAAAAAAAGGTTTTAATGTTTTACATCCAATAGGTTTTGATAGTTTTGGTATGCCTGCTGAAAATGCTGCTATAAAACATGGTATTCATCCGAAAAAATGGACTTATGAGAATATTGATTATATGAAGAATGAATTATTTTCTTTAGGTTTTTCATTTTCGAAAAAACAAATGTTTGCAACTTCAGATCCTTTATATACTAAATTTGAACAAGAAATTTTTATTAAAATGTATGAAAAAGGTCTTATCTATACAAAAGAAGCTGAAGTAAATTGGTGTGATTATGATAAAACAGTTTTGGCAAATGAACAAGTAGAAGATGGCAAATGTTGGCGTTGTGGTCATGATGTTATTAGAAAAAAAATGCCTGGGTATTACATTAAAATCACCGCATATGCCGAAGAATTATTGCAAGATTTGAAAAAATTAGAAGGTAAGTGGCCTAATCAAGTTTTAACAATGCAAGAAAATTGGATAGGAAAAAGTATTGGTCTTAGTTTCGATTTTGCTTTGGATAAAAATGAAAATATAAAAGCTGAAAAAATTAATGTCTTTACCACTAGAGCAGAAACAATATACGGGGTTTCTTATATCGCTTTAGCTCCTGATCATAAAATTGTAAATGAATTAATTTCTAAAAGACTTTTAAAGCAAGATATAATAGATAAAATTCAAAATATACAAAACCAAAGTCCTCGCCAAAGGCAAGCATCTAAAAAAAAAGGATATTTTTTAAATCTTTATGCTATACATCCTTTAAGTCAAGAAAAAATTCCACTATGGGTTGCAAATTTTGTATTAGGAGATTACGGTAGTGGAGCCATTATGGGTGTTCCAGCCCACGATGAAAGAGATTATGAATTTGCAAAAGAATATAATATTGCTATAAAAAAAGTAATTGAAAAAGATCAAAGCGATCAAGAATATTATTTTATTAAAGAAGGTAAATTAATAAACAGTGCTGAATTTAGTGGATTAGAATGCGATGAAGGAAGAGAGAAAATAATTTCAAAAATTGAAGAGTTAGGTATTGGTAAAAAAATAACTAATTTTAAAATTCGAGATTGGGGTGTTTCAAGACAAAGATACTGGGGTGCACCTATACCTATGATTAAATGTCATAGTTGCGGTTTGGTACCTCAAAAAATCGAAAATCTACCTATAACCTTACCTGAAGATGTAGTGATTAATGGAGAAGGTAATCCTTTGGATAAACATAAAGAGTGGAAAGAATGTATTTGTCCAAAATGTGGTCAACAAGCTCAAAAAGAGAGTGATACTTTAGATACTTTTTTTGAAAGTTCTTGGTATTTTGTACGTTTTGCAAGTGATAATTCTACTTGGGAAAAGCAAGCTGTCAGTGAAAAAAGTGTTGATTATTGGATGAACGTGGATGAGTATATTGGGGGTATTGAACACGCAATCTTGCATTTGCTTTATGCTAGATTTTTTCAAAAAGCGTTGAGAGATTTAGGATATCTAAAAGATAGTGAACCTTTTGAAAGACTTTTAACTCAAGGAATGGTTACCAAAGATGGCTTTAAAATGAGCAAATCTAAAGGTAATGTTATTGATCCTGATTATATTATAGAAAAATATGGGGCTGATAGTGCTAGGTTATTTATACTTTTTGCAGCACCTCCTGCTAAAGAACTAGAATGGAATGATAATGCACTAGAAGGAGCTTTTAAATTTATTAATAGGTTGTATGAAAGAGCGATAAAATTACAACCTGCTTCTTTAGAACAAATTGATCATAGTAAATTAAGCAAAGATGAAAAATATGCGAGATTAAAAATTTATGAGGCTTTAAAAAAATCTTTTGAAGTATATGAAGAAACTTTTGCTTTTAATACTTTAATTGCTTCATGCATGGAAGCTTTAAATGCTTTAAGCACCATAAATAATGAGAAGATTTTAAAAGAAGCATTCTATATCATTTTAAATATTTTAGAACCTATAATTCCTCATGTTTGTTTTGAATTGAGTGAATATTTGTTTAAGTGTGAAAATTTTAAAATTTTGGAAATTAAAGAAGAGGTGTTTATCAAAGATAGTTTTGTTATCGCAATCAGTGTTAATGGAAAAAAACGTGGAGAAATAGAAATCTCATCTGATACAAACAAAGATGAAATTTTGATTTTAGCCAAAGAAAATGTGGCAAAATGGATTGTTGATAAAGAATTAATTAAAGAAATTTATATTGATAAAAAACTTGTAAATTTGGTTGTTAAATGA
- the lptE gene encoding LPS assembly lipoprotein LptE, which produces MKKIIFTFLIIFLVSCGYIPSSHMAGKVLGENVFLRINISKQDPQNSVFITDILREAMLNKLGRNITSENNADSIIIVTMKDLKYTPMIYDKNGYVVNYKAELFLEFKLRYQNGKEELVNTKGSYYFDINPNSIISDKARFEAIKNASSQAFDEFVSIIAIRGYK; this is translated from the coding sequence ATGAAAAAAATAATTTTTACATTTTTGATTATTTTTTTAGTATCTTGCGGATATATACCTTCTTCGCATATGGCTGGAAAAGTATTAGGAGAAAATGTTTTTTTAAGAATTAATATAAGTAAACAAGATCCACAAAATAGCGTATTTATTACTGATATTTTAAGAGAAGCTATGTTAAATAAGCTTGGTAGAAATATTACTAGTGAAAATAATGCTGATAGTATAATTATTGTTACAATGAAAGATTTAAAATATACTCCAATGATTTATGATAAGAATGGTTATGTTGTAAATTATAAAGCGGAATTATTTTTGGAATTTAAATTGCGTTATCAAAATGGAAAAGAAGAACTTGTAAATACTAAAGGTAGTTATTATTTTGATATTAATCCCAATTCGATCATAAGTGATAAAGCAAGATTTGAAGCAATTAAAAATGCTTCAAGCCAAGCTTTTGATGAATTTGTCTCTATTATTGCTATTAGAGGTTATAAATAA
- the secF gene encoding protein translocase subunit SecF, protein MQFFSQKHIYDFMKMRFAAISLSLILFFGSIFVLFTKGLNFGIDFTGGTLIQLQYEQKAPLADIRKAISFNENLKGASVTEFGSENEVIIRFSGSSDSLGSDPGSSIANLLQSTGKFEVRRVDVVGPKVGDELKNKGLMAVGISLIAILIYLAIRFEWRFAMASIVSEIHDIVITLGAIALFEIDVNLDILAAVLTVLGYSLNDTIIIFDRIREGVKTSKKSQLDLIINESVSATLSRTTLTSGLTLISVVVLYFFGGSMIEGFALTMIVGILVGTASSIFVASPALLWFKFSVTQYRQKELEKVKKRQEKDKLRSMYEKGMV, encoded by the coding sequence ATGCAGTTTTTCAGTCAAAAACACATTTATGATTTTATGAAGATGAGATTTGCAGCAATATCTTTATCTCTTATTTTATTTTTTGGTTCAATTTTTGTTCTTTTTACTAAAGGTTTAAATTTTGGCATTGATTTTACTGGTGGAACATTAATACAATTACAATACGAGCAAAAAGCTCCACTTGCTGATATAAGAAAAGCAATATCTTTTAATGAAAATTTAAAAGGTGCGAGTGTTACTGAATTTGGTAGTGAAAATGAGGTGATTATTCGTTTTTCAGGAAGTAGTGATAGTTTGGGATCAGATCCTGGCAGTAGTATTGCAAATTTGTTACAAAGTACTGGTAAATTTGAAGTACGTCGCGTGGATGTGGTTGGTCCTAAAGTGGGTGATGAGTTAAAAAATAAAGGTCTTATGGCAGTTGGTATTTCTTTGATTGCTATTTTGATTTACCTTGCTATCAGATTTGAATGGCGTTTTGCTATGGCTTCTATAGTTAGTGAAATTCATGATATTGTGATTACTTTAGGAGCTATTGCTTTATTTGAAATTGATGTAAATTTAGATATTTTAGCGGCAGTTTTAACTGTACTTGGATATTCGTTAAATGATACTATTATTATTTTTGATAGAATCAGAGAGGGTGTTAAAACAAGTAAAAAATCACAACTTGACCTTATTATAAATGAATCGGTTTCAGCTACTTTATCAAGAACGACTCTTACTAGTGGTTTGACTTTAATTTCAGTTGTTGTATTGTATTTTTTTGGTGGTTCGATGATAGAAGGTTTTGCATTAACCATGATAGTAGGTATTTTAGTAGGAACTGCAAGTTCTATTTTTGTGGCAAGTCCTGCATTATTGTGGTTTAAATTTAGTGTCACACAATACCGTCAAAAAGAACTAGAAAAAGTTAAAAAAAGACAGGAAAAAGATAAATTAAGATCTATGTATGAAAAAGGAATGGTTTAA
- a CDS encoding zinc metallopeptidase, M23 family encodes MVKDKFTLTITDVNGSRHFLLSQIIKKVIIYFTSFVFIVIVLGALYINYLATKRAELLKDQESLSVKNTKLFSQNESMQKNLEEKAALYDELQTQLADIEENLGLKQDESLDIPERLEKVKLTNDQAYLFLTQIPNGHVIADNGITGEFGWRHHPILNKKEFHPGIDLRAPLKTPIYAPANGVVEYAAYSNNGYGYSVILIHNFGFKTVYAHMTRQDVVKAGEFVKKGQLLGYTGSTGLSTGPHLHYEVRFINKLLDPMIFINLNHKNYEQIFDQERRVPWQSLIKALLLQYPKLQSFQAAQK; translated from the coding sequence ATTGTGAAAGATAAATTTACACTTACTATAACAGATGTTAATGGTTCTAGACATTTTTTATTAAGTCAAATTATTAAAAAAGTGATTATTTATTTTACTTCTTTTGTTTTTATAGTTATAGTTTTAGGTGCTTTATATATTAATTATTTGGCAACTAAAAGAGCAGAGCTTTTGAAAGATCAAGAGAGTTTGAGTGTAAAAAATACCAAACTTTTTTCTCAAAATGAAAGTATGCAAAAAAATTTAGAAGAAAAAGCCGCTTTATATGATGAACTTCAAACTCAACTTGCTGATATTGAAGAAAATCTTGGTTTAAAACAAGATGAAAGTTTAGATATACCTGAAAGATTAGAAAAAGTAAAATTGACAAACGACCAAGCATATTTGTTTTTGACTCAAATTCCTAATGGTCATGTAATAGCAGATAATGGTATCACTGGAGAATTTGGTTGGCGTCATCATCCTATATTAAATAAAAAAGAGTTTCATCCAGGTATTGATTTAAGGGCGCCTTTAAAAACTCCAATTTATGCTCCTGCAAATGGAGTTGTTGAATATGCTGCATACAGTAATAATGGATATGGTTATTCTGTGATTTTAATTCATAATTTTGGTTTTAAAACAGTTTATGCTCATATGACTCGTCAAGATGTTGTTAAGGCAGGAGAATTTGTAAAAAAAGGTCAATTATTAGGCTATACAGGTAGTACAGGACTTTCTACAGGTCCACATTTACATTATGAAGTTCGATTTATTAATAAACTTTTAGATCCTATGATTTTTATCAATTTAAATCATAAAAACTATGAACAAATTTTTGATCAAGAAAGGAGAGTTCCATGGCAATCTTTAATAAAGGCTCTATTGCTTCAGTATCCGAAACTACAGTCATTTCAAGCGGCGCAAAAATAG
- a CDS encoding bactofilin domain-containing protein, whose protein sequence is MAIFNKGSIASVSETTVISSGAKIEGSFYFNSMLHLDGEITGDIISSSVIVIGKSGVLKGQVKADKIVINGIFEGEMSVDSLEILSGGVLNGNIVVKQLSIENGGKFNGSSKIVEKDEEVAVLDSVEETNQDAS, encoded by the coding sequence ATGGCAATCTTTAATAAAGGCTCTATTGCTTCAGTATCCGAAACTACAGTCATTTCAAGCGGCGCAAAAATAGAGGGCAGTTTTTATTTTAATTCTATGCTTCATCTAGATGGAGAAATTACTGGAGATATAATTTCTTCAAGTGTTATAGTAATAGGTAAAAGTGGTGTTTTAAAGGGACAGGTTAAGGCTGATAAAATAGTTATTAACGGTATTTTCGAAGGAGAAATGAGCGTAGATTCTCTTGAAATTTTATCTGGTGGTGTTTTGAATGGAAATATTGTCGTAAAACAGCTTAGTATAGAAAACGGTGGTAAATTTAATGGAAGCAGTAAAATTGTAGAAAAAGATGAAGAGGTGGCTGTATTAGATAGTGTAGAAGAAACAAATCAAGATGCAAGCTAG